The following coding sequences are from one Saccopteryx bilineata isolate mSacBil1 chromosome 3, mSacBil1_pri_phased_curated, whole genome shotgun sequence window:
- the LOC136331827 gene encoding LOW QUALITY PROTEIN: zinc finger protein 154-like (The sequence of the model RefSeq protein was modified relative to this genomic sequence to represent the inferred CDS: deleted 1 base in 1 codon), producing MAAAAALRRSAEGALCPRQTLYPVQHRPVTHVGVTFEDVAVYFFRKEWCLLDEAQRRLYLDVMLENFALISSLGCCCGTEDVEELIEQNISVRVSQAKNPNRALSSQKSHPCESCGAVLRDIFLLVDQQGTQNCQKLLRCGACSKEFYFSSEYVQNQDQHVEKKPFRGGVHSTSLVKDCNFNVSQKPSTCGEVGQDILTSSGHLQQLATHTRDRSKEMSTSWVTSQRRKNYYNSKECKKTTGYNKTLFQDRGVYNVRQDFVCHECKKCFTTISGLRYHQSLHTGQRPYECSECAKSYIRKSNLRRHQRVHTGERPYGCSECGKSYFSNSALRFHQRFHNGERPYECNECGKSFITEYHFHRHQRVHTGERPYECSKCGKSFSCSTYLRSHQSFHTGERPYGCSECGKSFIRKSNLRLHQRVHTGERPFECRECGKSFTTRGALHSHSRFHTGERPYKCSECGKSFFRNYDLRSHQRVHTEERPYGCRECGKFFKGTHDLHIHQRVHSGKRPYKCSECGKSFIRPSHLSSHQRTHKEKGPHLCCKCEKSFTSKNGLLLHQRIHIVERLMGAVNVGKLLSLTLVFIVIKEFTLERGPMGAVHVANHISTSFTYLST from the exons ATGGCGGCGGCGGCCGCGCTGAGGCGCTCGGCTGAG ggtgctctgtgtcccaggcagACGTTGTATCCAGTGCAACACCGGCCGGTCACGCAC GTTGGTGTGACCTTTGAGGATGTTGCTGTATACTTCTTTAGGAAAGAATGGTGCCTCCTTGATGAGGCTCAGAGACGCCTGTACCTGgatgtgatgctggagaactTTGCACTTATATCCTCACTGG GCTGCTGCTGTGGAACAGAAGATGTGGAGGAACTTATTGAACAGAACATTTCTGTAAGAGTGTCACAGGCAAAGAATCCTAATAGAGCTTTGTCTTCCCAGAAGAGCCACCCATGTGAAAGTTGTGGAGCAGTCTTGAGAGACATTTTCCTCTTGGTTGATCAGCAGGGAACACAAAACTGCCAGAAACTGTTGAGGTGTGGGGCATGTtcgaaagaattttattttagttcagaGTATGTCCAGAACCAGGATCAGCACGTGGAAAAGAAGCCTTTCAGAGGAGGTGTGCACAGCACTTCACTTGTGAAGGACTGTAATTTCAATGTGTCCCAAAAACCTTCTACTTGTGGGGAGGTTGGGCAGGACATCCTTACCAGCTCCGGACATCTTCAACAGCTGGCTACTCACACCAGGGACAGGTCAAAAGAAATGTCTACATCTTGGGTGACttctcaaaggagaaaaaattattaCAACAGTAAAGAATGTAAGAAAACCACTGGGTACAACAAGACACTTTTTCAGGACCGTGGTGTTTATAATGTAAGACAGGATTTTGTGTGTCATGAatgtaaaaaatgttttacaacaATCTCCGGCCTTCGTTATCATCAGAGCCTTCACACTGGACAGAGGCCTTATGAGTGTAGTGAATGTGCAAAATCCTATATCAGAAAATCTAACCTTCGTCGtcatcagagagttcacacaggagaaaggccttatggatgcagtgaatgtgggaaatcttaTTTCAGTAACTCTGCCCTTCGATTTCATCAGAGATTTCACAATGGAGAAAGGCCTTATGAgtgcaatgaatgtgggaaatcttttatCACTGAGTATCACTTTCATCGtcatcagagagttcacactggagaaaggccttatgaGTGTAGTAAATGTGGGAAATCCTTTTCCTGTAGCACTTACCTTCGTTCTCATCAGAGTtttcacactggagaaaggccttatgggtgtagtgaatgtgggaaatccttTATCAGGAAATCTAACCTTCGTCTTCATCAGAGAGTTCATACAGGAGAAAGGCCTTTTGAGTGCAGggaatgtgggaaatcttttacCACTCGTGGTGCCCTTCATAGTCATAGTAGAtttcacactggagaaaggccttataagtgcagtgaatgtgggaaatccttTTTTAGGAACTATGACCTTCGTAGTCATCAAAGAGTTCACACAGAAGAAAGGCCTTATGGGTGCAGGGAATGTGGGAAGTTTTTTAAGGGGACACATGACCTTCATATTCATCAGAGAGTTCACAGTGGAAAAAGGCCTTAcaagtgcagtgaatgtgggaaatcttttatCAGGCCCTCTCACCTTTCTTCTCATCAGCGTACTCACAAGGAAAAAGGGCCTCATCTGTGCTGTAAATGTGAAAAATCTTTTACCTCTAAAAATGGTCTTCTTCTtcatcagagaattcacattGTAGAAAGG CTTATgggtgcagtgaatgtgggaaaactTTTATCTCTAACACTCGTCTTTATTGTCATAAAagaattcacactggagagaGGCCCTATGGGTGCAGTTCATGTGGCAAATCATATTTCTACAAGTTTCACCTATCTAAGCACATGA